In Flavobacterium sp. N3904, one DNA window encodes the following:
- a CDS encoding SulP family inorganic anion transporter: MSKKTNLFTYFKSDFASGLVVFLVALPLCLGIAMASGAPLFSGIISGIVGGIVVGYLSQSHISVSGPAAGLTAIILTAITDLGAFDVFLTAVFIAGLIQLALGFLKAGSISNYFPTNVIEGMLAGIGVIIIMKQLPHAFGYDADFEGNESFSQLDGDNTFSSLFAVLNHLQLGAIIIAAVSIAILILWDKVPFLKKLKIIPGALVAVILGILLNEFFTASGSSLAIGKEHLVSLPIPTNLDEFKAIIVTPNFAGIMNPKVWVVGLTIAIVASIETLLCIEAADRMDVHKRFTNTNVELKAQGIGNIVSSLLGGLPMTSVVVRSSANNEAGAKSKLSAIIHGVLLMVSVIAIPFILNKIPLATLAAVLILVGYKLAKPATFKHFWHYGKYQFLPFIATFLGVVFTDLLKGVALGIAISIVFILRGNLKRAYSFRKDEYLDGDVIHIDLAQEVSFLNKAAIKLTLANIPENSKVVINAHDTVYIAHDILDLIHEFKTTRAIDNNIKVKLKGFKKEYHLENSAETQNHVTIEHHYDFVKREMVEKTVVKEDFKE, encoded by the coding sequence ATGTCAAAAAAAACAAACCTTTTTACGTATTTCAAATCTGATTTTGCTTCTGGTTTAGTAGTTTTTTTAGTGGCTTTGCCACTTTGTTTAGGAATAGCAATGGCTTCCGGAGCACCTTTGTTTTCTGGGATTATTTCAGGTATTGTTGGGGGTATAGTAGTAGGATATTTAAGTCAATCACATATTAGTGTTTCTGGTCCTGCTGCAGGTTTGACAGCAATAATATTGACAGCAATTACTGATTTGGGAGCATTTGATGTTTTTTTAACTGCCGTTTTTATTGCTGGATTAATTCAATTGGCATTGGGTTTTTTGAAAGCTGGAAGTATTTCAAATTATTTCCCAACTAATGTAATTGAAGGAATGTTGGCAGGGATTGGAGTCATAATTATTATGAAACAATTGCCTCATGCTTTTGGGTACGATGCTGATTTTGAAGGTAATGAATCTTTTTCTCAACTTGATGGAGACAATACCTTTTCCTCTTTATTTGCAGTTTTAAATCACTTACAATTAGGTGCGATAATAATTGCTGCAGTTTCAATAGCCATTTTAATTTTGTGGGATAAAGTACCTTTTTTGAAAAAATTAAAAATCATTCCGGGAGCTCTTGTAGCGGTTATTCTCGGAATATTACTAAACGAATTCTTTACCGCTTCTGGTAGTTCTTTAGCTATAGGAAAAGAACATTTGGTTTCGTTGCCTATTCCGACAAATTTAGACGAATTTAAAGCAATTATTGTTACTCCAAATTTTGCTGGAATAATGAATCCAAAAGTGTGGGTAGTTGGTTTGACAATAGCTATTGTTGCTTCAATTGAAACCTTGTTGTGTATAGAAGCTGCCGATAGAATGGATGTTCACAAGCGTTTTACCAATACAAATGTCGAGTTAAAAGCGCAAGGTATCGGGAATATTGTGAGTTCACTTTTGGGTGGATTGCCTATGACATCTGTTGTAGTTCGATCTTCGGCGAATAATGAAGCTGGTGCAAAATCAAAATTATCTGCTATAATTCATGGGGTATTGTTAATGGTATCTGTTATTGCGATTCCTTTTATTTTAAATAAGATTCCTTTGGCAACTTTGGCTGCTGTATTAATTTTGGTTGGATATAAATTGGCAAAACCTGCAACTTTCAAACATTTTTGGCACTACGGTAAATATCAATTTTTACCCTTTATCGCTACATTTTTGGGTGTAGTATTTACCGACTTGTTAAAAGGGGTGGCTTTGGGTATTGCGATTAGTATTGTATTTATATTAAGAGGAAATCTTAAAAGAGCGTATAGCTTTAGAAAAGATGAATATCTTGATGGGGATGTTATTCACATCGATTTAGCTCAAGAGGTTTCTTTCTTGAATAAAGCAGCAATAAAATTGACATTGGCAAATATTCCAGAGAATAGTAAAGTTGTTATTAATGCTCACGATACAGTTTATATTGCTCACGATATTTTGGATTTAATCCATGAATTTAAAACTACAAGGGCTATTGATAATAATATTAAGGTAAAACTAAAAGGATTTAAAAAAGAGTATCATTTAGAAAATAGTGCCGAAACACAAAATCATGTAACCATTGAGCATCATTATGATTTTGTAAAAAGAGAAATGGTAGAAAAGACAGTGGTAAAAGAAGATTTTAAAGAATAA
- a CDS encoding Dps family protein → MKLSTIGLPVEESEVIIVELNILLSNYQIYYQSLRGLHWNIRGRRFFDLHIKFEELYNDSQLKIDLIAERVLTLGGRPLHTFEDYIKFNQLTVGKNISNDEKAIQLIVDSLSQLLKNERNILDKASQINDEGTNSMMSDFIVEQEKTIWMMKAWLEESL, encoded by the coding sequence ATGAAACTTAGTACAATAGGATTACCCGTAGAAGAATCGGAAGTTATTATCGTAGAATTGAACATACTTTTATCGAATTATCAAATTTATTATCAAAGTTTAAGAGGGTTGCATTGGAATATTAGAGGAAGACGTTTCTTTGATTTGCATATAAAATTTGAAGAATTATACAATGATTCTCAATTAAAAATCGATTTAATTGCTGAAAGAGTTCTTACTTTAGGCGGTAGACCTTTGCATACTTTTGAGGATTATATTAAATTCAATCAATTGACGGTCGGAAAAAATATTTCGAATGATGAAAAAGCAATTCAGTTGATAGTGGATTCGTTATCACAGTTATTGAAAAATGAAAGAAATATTCTTGACAAAGCTTCACAAATAAATGATGAAGGAACAAATTCTATGATGAGTGATTTTATAGTAGAACAAGAGAAAACAATTTGGATGATGAAAGCTTGGTTAGAAGAGAGTTTGTAA
- a CDS encoding LysR substrate-binding domain-containing protein — MTITQLKYVLAVAEHKNFTLAAEKCFVTQPTLSMQIQKIEDELSIQIFDRTKKPIQLTDIGQKIVNQAKNIVNEADRIQDIVEQQKGFIGGEFRLGIIPTIMPTLLPMFLNNFIKKYPKVKLIIEELNTDEIIIKLKNGNLDAAIAATPLEDEKIKEIVLYFEPFVAYIPENNAVFQKEEIEISDLNINEILLLQDGHCFRDGILNLCKYRSETDPKSFQIESGSFETLIKLADEGLGTTLLPYLHTLDLKEKDKLKLRQFKEPKPAREVSLIYPKSELKIQIIDALRSTIAGVVKGAIVFQNVQIVSPLPKK, encoded by the coding sequence ATGACAATTACACAACTCAAATACGTTTTGGCCGTCGCCGAACATAAAAATTTTACTCTTGCAGCTGAAAAATGCTTTGTTACGCAACCAACATTAAGCATGCAAATTCAAAAAATAGAAGACGAACTCAGTATTCAAATTTTTGACAGAACCAAAAAACCAATACAATTGACAGATATTGGTCAAAAAATTGTCAATCAAGCCAAGAATATTGTCAACGAAGCAGATCGCATTCAAGATATAGTAGAACAACAAAAAGGATTTATAGGAGGGGAATTTCGATTGGGAATAATACCAACGATTATGCCCACTCTTCTACCCATGTTTTTGAATAATTTTATAAAAAAATACCCAAAAGTTAAACTTATAATAGAAGAACTCAATACTGATGAAATCATTATAAAATTAAAAAACGGGAACCTTGACGCAGCAATTGCTGCAACACCACTGGAAGACGAAAAAATTAAAGAAATTGTACTCTATTTTGAACCTTTTGTAGCCTACATTCCTGAAAACAATGCTGTTTTTCAAAAAGAGGAAATTGAAATTTCAGATTTGAATATAAATGAAATTTTGTTACTCCAAGATGGACACTGCTTTAGAGATGGTATTCTTAATTTGTGTAAATACCGAAGTGAAACAGACCCGAAATCTTTTCAAATTGAAAGTGGCAGTTTTGAAACCTTAATAAAATTGGCTGATGAAGGATTGGGAACTACTTTATTGCCCTATCTTCATACCTTGGATCTTAAAGAAAAAGACAAGTTAAAGCTAAGACAATTTAAAGAACCCAAACCGGCCCGTGAAGTCAGTTTGATTTATCCAAAAAGTGAATTAAAAATTCAGATTATTGATGCTTTGAGATCTACAATCGCAGGAGTAGTAAAAGGAGCAATAGTTTTTCAAAATGTTCAAATTGTGAGTCCATTACCAAAAAAATAA